Genomic segment of Exiguobacterium acetylicum:
AATGAGCTAATACAAAAAACGCAATTAAAAAGCTTTGTTTTATGCACCTACAAAATTATCTCTAAGGAGAATCCAATCGTGAAACTTAACATACTCTTAAAAAGCGTAAGTCTTATTAGCCTATCCCTGATTGCGGTCGGCTGTGCTCAATCCCCGATGAAGTCTTCTACTCCCAATCATTCAAAGGAGGTAGATCATGCGAAACATATGGGCGGTGACAAGATTGAAGAAACATCATCATCGTTGATACTTCCTACGTTTTTAAAAACTCAACCTGAAGATGTACGAAATGTTTATCAAGCTGTAGGGAAAAATCGTAAACTACTAGAGAAAATACCTTGCTATTGCGGTTGCGGTGAAACAGTCAATCATAAAAATAATTATGATTGCTTTATAGAAGAAAACGCGACGAATGGATCGGTGAAATGGACAAGTCACGGAACGACATGCAGCACCTGTCTCGAGATTGCTGTAAAGTCTATTTTGAAGCAACGGGACGGAGAATCGGTTAAAGATATTCGTTCTGCAATCGATTCTTCATATAAAGATGGATACTCGAAGCCGACACCGACTCCCTTATGATTTTTATGATGACACTTTTGCTCCTATAGCAAGAGTGTCATTTCGTTTCATCCTCACTCCAACGATATCCTCTCCCCCAAATTGTTTTCAGATGCCTATCGATCGGGTAATCTAACTCTCTTAACTTTTCTCTAATCATCTTAATATGAGAATCAACTGTCCTCGGATCCGATTCTGACGTATAAGACCAAACGAATTCATAAAGCTCTAGTCTGTTGAACAGCCTTCCAGGATGTTGAAGGAATAGTCGCAGTAATGCATGTGCTTTTGGTGTAAAGTCAATCGACTTGCCATCTAGTAAAATTAAATTGTTGCTCTCATCGAACGTAAGTCCGTGGTAGATAACGGGTTCTTTTGCTTTCCTTCTCATGACAGACCGAACTCTTGCTAAAAGTACGTCCCCGTTAAACGGCTTTGTGACATAATCTGTAGCTCCAGCATCTAGTCCTTTGACGATGGATTCAGCATCATTTAGAGCCGTTATCATGATGATAGGGACTTCCGGGTGAGAATCCGTTATTTTCTTACATACTTCGAATC
This window contains:
- a CDS encoding response regulator transcription factor; this translates as MDKILIVDDEIRMRQLLRLYLEPIGYECSMANDGIEALEKVKKETFDLILLDVMMPMYDGFEVCKKITDSHPEVPIIMITALNDAESIVKGLDAGATDYVTKPFNGDVLLARVRSVMRRKAKEPVIYHGLTFDESNNLILLDGKSIDFTPKAHALLRLFLQHPGRLFNRLELYEFVWSYTSESDPRTVDSHIKMIREKLRELDYPIDRHLKTIWGRGYRWSEDETK
- a CDS encoding PCYCGC motif-containing (lipo)protein — encoded protein: MKLNILLKSVSLISLSLIAVGCAQSPMKSSTPNHSKEVDHAKHMGGDKIEETSSSLILPTFLKTQPEDVRNVYQAVGKNRKLLEKIPCYCGCGETVNHKNNYDCFIEENATNGSVKWTSHGTTCSTCLEIAVKSILKQRDGESVKDIRSAIDSSYKDGYSKPTPTPL